DNA from Malus sylvestris chromosome 11, drMalSylv7.2, whole genome shotgun sequence:
CCGACAACCAAACATTAATAACACAATATTGAATATTTCTACAATTTAATCAAGTTTCCAACTATGGCAGCTCTCAAATTCTTTTCACTACTAATTTCTTCAATCGCATTTGTCCAAATGGCCATGGCCGGAGACCCGGATATTATTACCGACTTCATTGCTCCTCCAAACGGAACAGTAGATGGCAACTTCTTCACATACACCGCATTTCGCGCTCTTGTTGGGGGCGGCCCTCCCACGGCTTTCAAGATATTAAAGGCAACCATGGCTGAGTTCCCTGCTCTCAATGGCCAGAGTGTTTCATACGCCGTCCTCGAATTCCCATCTAATAGTACCAATCCACCACACACTCATCCTCGCGCCGCTGAACTCCTTTTCCTTATTGACGGTACCCTCGAAGTCGGTTTTGTTGACACCAAAAACAAACTCTTTACACAGACCCTTCAAGTAGGTGATCTTTTTGTATTTCCCAAGGGACTAGCACACTTTCAGTACAATGCTGATCCACAATTCCCAGCTCTGGCAGTTTCTGCCTTTGGAAGTGCAAATGCAGGAACTGTATCAATACCTAACACCTTATTTGCCACCGGCGTTGATGACAATGTCTTGGCTATCTCCTTCAAGACGGATGTTGCCACCATTCAAAAGCTCAAGGCTGGACTTGCACCCAAGCCATGAGGACAGAATTGTTAACCAGAAGTTCAATGTTCTGCTCAAGCAATTTTctatccttttttttcttctaattctgTTCGAATAATTTACCCTTAATGTATTCAAAGGGCATGTTCCTACAAATGATTATGGTCAACCAACTAAAATATTCACTTTCTTTTCCATTGTTTTTCCTTAATGCCAAACGTCCTAAAGTTAAACAGTACAGAGAAATAAACTCATCCGAGATGGCAAGTAAAACAGAATTATGCTCTAAGCCtataaaacaaaccaaaaagaaaaggcaGCATATAAAATCGTACCCGTCTGTAAATACATATTCTTAACGTAAAgctcggttttttttttcttcgaacgTAAAGCTCAGTTAGCGAGGACAAAAACTACATAACATTCTAGTTCTTCAATGCTAACACTGCCATAAACTACATCCGCCCCCAAGGTTTATGTATAAAATCGCCGGAGAAGAAACATATGCAAGTCGCTTACAGTCTTCTACCTCTTCTGCCACCCTTTCTTCTGGTGCTGTCAGTGGGAATTGGAGTCGCATCCTCTGGAAAAGAAGAAGCAAGAATGATTCAAGACCACCACTGATAAAAGGATTGGCATACAAAGTTAAATCGTTCTAGGTTCAGTCGGTACATTACTATATCTCACAACAGAAACCCCTGCCAAATCTCCTAGGCTAAAACGATGACGAGGATAGGTTGCACTCTTTTTCATGCAAATGTCGTGCAATAGTGATCTTAAACATTCTTTTAGAAATAAAAGGGCTTATCGGTCCGGCCAATCCTCATTCCAGATCGAGCATGGGCCCGTAGTGGAGAGTGAAGACCAGGACCAGGAGTCTTGGTTTTGTTGCCTCCAGTGGCACGGAGCTTAATATGAAGAGCAGTAATTCTAAGTTCCTCTTAAGAATTGAAAGTCAACTCATCTTACTGATTAAACTATATCATTTGCTAGCAAATCAACCATAACCTATTCAGGCTGGCAATAGTATTCAGTTTCTAATCATGAACGTAGTTAATGGGAGATGAGGATGACCTTGCATCTCTGAGACACGTCCTGTGCAGCAAGCATGGCCGCATATGGTTAAGACTCATCCCCATCAAGCTCtgaaaatttggtagaatatggggtatatATAAAGATAGGGCCAGCCATAGTGTttaatggagaaatattctctaaatattccaaagatattaaatagaaaataatatcttcaaataatggagtaattatccctaattgatttaaattaggattacttacttgattggagttgattttcaaatgggaatgtattaaagataggatttcggtaattaatccttatctttaattccttgccAAGGGCAGGTGAGTTATGGGCATTCATATTTAGCTGCTGACAGCTTCAGGGATGTGAGCTGCGCGTGGGAGAATCTGAAAACCTGCCCATTTAttaagggcaatcttgtctttctggAATAAAAGTTCACGTGTTACCTCtaggatttttgggattattttaggctccacaaatgtccccacaCCTACTGTGTTGCATGCAGGAAAATCATAGTAGGTGTAGGAATCCCAAGCTGCTTAGGCTTGTAGAATTGTTGCCCAATTTGAACTTGATATTCTTTCTTAATTTGGAGATAGACTTCTTctaggaaaagaaaattaattattcccaatacctatttaattctgccttaagcaggggattaaataaatttggagaacaattATTATCCCAACAAGAAAAAGAAGCCAGAGGAAATTTAtattccccctcctctagcgtTCTTATTTTCTTGCTCTTGCAAAGAGTCGTTTCtcgttcttcttctttttcttcatgctgcaccaaggtaagaaaatttgaattttcttctgCTGGCGTCCTGCTGGTGTCTGTGATCTAGGCCAGAAGCCTAGGTCTACTTTGACTTGCGCTAGGCAAGGGAGAAAGAGGGGAAGGAGGCGTGGGCCTCCCCTATGTTGGGTTGGAACGGCTTGGGCCGTGGGCACAAGAGAGAGCATGAGGGCCGTGAGGCCTGGTGTGGGGGCACTGGGATtacggtcctttttttttttttaatctcttcTCGCGAGTTGCCTTCTAAATATTTTTCCTCGTGCTTTTTGCAGGGACTTTGAGATGTCTTCCTCCGATACCAAAAGTGACGAATATTTTCCACCTTTGCACTGTCAAGGTGGTTCCTCAGCAAGGTGGGTTACTTCGAGCCTGCACATGTCAAGATCAATTACGACGAGTTGTTTTGGGATTTTCTTGAGGCATACAAGCATGCAATTCCGTCAGGGGTTCACATGAAGTGGGTGAAAGATGACAGCGGCCATGAACCATGCTACGATGGCGTTATTACTAGGAAGAAGGCCATTAAATTCCATCTGTACTACTTTGTGTTGGGATTCACTTTCCCATAAACCACTTTTTTTCAGGAGGTGATTTGTTCCATGAAATGCGCGCCTGCTCAGTTCTCCCCAAATGCATTTCGTGCGATGGTGGGGTTCTCAAACTTGAGCACGTTCATTGATCTCCGCTTGGCCATAAATGAgttttggtacttctttgagATCGACCATAAGGAAGGTGTGGGGCAGCTGAGGTCTCGCCATAGGTTGCTAGATGCTTCTAGCAAAGGCAATCATGAGTGGGCGAGCGACACATTGGAGGTGAGCGGAGAGTGGAAGTCTGACTCTTCTCCTGAGCTGCGTGTCCCAACTACCTTTATCAGCGGTAAGTGAACTGCTTCATTCTTGTCCtgcttgaatttttttgttaagcTACTCCATGACTTCAATTTATTGTTCGTATTTGTTACTTTACGTAGATTTGAAGTTTGGCTAAACTCCAAAGACTTCGGCAGATATGAAGAAGGTGCACGTCGCCTTGGGCATTCCTGCTGAGTAACGTGAGTGGCGCTTGGTGCTCAACCCTCTTCGTCGGGACAAAGGTGGCCTGCCtctgaatgaagagataaagtGAATAAAGGATGAGGCGTTGGCTCACTCGATCGTTGTTGTAGAGCCCGCTACCAATGATGGTGAAAAAAAAGGTATTCCTCACCTGCTTGTGAGCCTTCAGTTGAGAATAAGCCAATGACTTTTTCTACTGCTCGTGGGAGCTCGTTTGCTGTCGAGAAGCTTGTCATTGATCTAACTTCCCCCAAGGGGGCGAAGAAGACCGTTGAGCTTGAGCCTGTGATACCTGCTACTCCGAAGGTGACCGCATCCATTGCTGAGAGACTTGCCTAGCGGAATGGTTCAGTGACGTCTCAGGTGTCCAGGTTTGTATTGAAACATCCATCAGAAGGTAAGTCTGGATTCGCTTATGAAAGGTTCACCGCTAGAAAGAGCGAGAAGGTGGATTCTGCCGCTAAGGTGGCACCTGAGCCTATTCCTTCTTCTACCATGACTGACTCGTCTGCTGAGAAAGGGAAATCTGTTCGCATGGGTAGTTGTGAGAGATCTATTGAGTCTGAGGCTAGAGATTTTCCCGAGGTTTGTGTGGTgctgaagggtgacctgctcgAGGACGTCAATGTATGAGCCAAGTTTGTTGACAGTGTTGGGAAAATTATCATCCGCTCAAACTCCTTTGTGAAGCATCCTGCCTACTCGAGGAGGTCCTCCTGATTGCTATAATCCATAAGACTTTGATCCTGGCATCTAAGACTATGTGCATTGATTAGGATGTTGTCAAGTGTGCCAAGGAGGCAGAAGTGGCGTTGGTGGCTCTGCTTCGCTCGGCTGCTGAAAAGATAGAGAAACTCAAATCTGAACTTGCCGTTTTGAAGGGGTGTAATGTCTCTACCCCTACTTCTTTGTAGCTGGAGATCACTCATCAAGAGGTCGCCCATTTGAATGCTAGGTTTAGTGTGACTCAAGCGATGTTGGAAGCTGTAGAGAAGGAAGTCAGTTGTGTTTCTCTGGTGGTTGAGGACCTTGAGCATGTCAATTTGGAGCTACGATCTGCTTGCTTTGCCAAAGACGAGGAGCTTATCTTCATGCATGCTGAAATGTGTCGTCTCAATAAGGTTGCCAGTAAGCTTGAGTCCAATAAGGTGGATTTGTAAGGTGCGCTGTCTGCTAGTGAAAACTTAAAAAAGGAATTGGATGAGCTACAGGGTGCTCACA
Protein-coding regions in this window:
- the LOC126589636 gene encoding putative germin-like protein 9-2: MAALKFFSLLISSIAFVQMAMAGDPDIITDFIAPPNGTVDGNFFTYTAFRALVGGGPPTAFKILKATMAEFPALNGQSVSYAVLEFPSNSTNPPHTHPRAAELLFLIDGTLEVGFVDTKNKLFTQTLQVGDLFVFPKGLAHFQYNADPQFPALAVSAFGSANAGTVSIPNTLFATGVDDNVLAISFKTDVATIQKLKAGLAPKP